The Marinifilum sp. JC120 genome window below encodes:
- a CDS encoding 2-oxoacid:acceptor oxidoreductase subunit alpha → MARPRKKRNKEIFALGNEAVVEGALLAGCTFYGGYPITPSSEIMEIMAQRLPLIPNGSFVQMEDEIAGLGSVIGASLAGRKAMTATSGPGFSLMQEHLGYGCITETPLVIVNVMRGGPSTGLPTSPAQGDVQQARWGTHGDHSIIVLSASNVQECLDNTIEAFNLAEKYRTPVILLIDEITAHTREKIVIPNPDEFEVFNRIVPTMPPEWYKPYEETVRGVPPMPSIGSGYRFHVTGLTHDTNGFPTSRPDEVRELNERLFRKIDQFLHDVQMVDEVDTEDADVVVIAYGTVARSAELAVKQARDLGVKAGLLKLSTLFPYPRKATEKVMAKAHTLIVPEMNMGQMSREVKRVNNGQVSVRTINKVDGQIITPAEILKVLTRV, encoded by the coding sequence ATGGCCAGACCTAGAAAAAAAAGAAACAAAGAGATTTTCGCTCTGGGCAACGAGGCTGTTGTCGAAGGTGCGCTTTTGGCGGGCTGTACCTTTTACGGCGGGTATCCCATTACTCCTTCTTCGGAGATTATGGAGATCATGGCTCAGAGATTGCCGCTGATTCCCAACGGTTCATTTGTCCAGATGGAAGATGAAATTGCCGGACTCGGTTCGGTTATCGGTGCGTCGCTGGCGGGCAGGAAAGCCATGACCGCCACATCCGGTCCTGGTTTTTCGCTCATGCAGGAGCATCTTGGGTATGGATGTATTACCGAGACACCGCTTGTAATCGTCAACGTCATGCGCGGTGGTCCCAGTACTGGCCTTCCCACATCCCCTGCTCAGGGTGATGTGCAGCAGGCCCGTTGGGGAACCCACGGTGATCATTCCATCATAGTTCTTTCCGCCTCAAATGTTCAGGAATGTCTTGATAATACTATTGAGGCTTTCAATCTGGCGGAGAAATACCGCACTCCGGTAATTTTGCTCATTGACGAAATTACCGCCCACACCCGTGAGAAGATCGTCATCCCTAATCCGGATGAATTTGAGGTCTTCAATCGCATTGTCCCGACTATGCCCCCGGAATGGTACAAGCCGTATGAAGAGACTGTGCGCGGAGTTCCGCCCATGCCTTCAATCGGTTCCGGTTACCGTTTCCATGTTACCGGGCTGACCCATGACACCAACGGATTTCCCACTTCTCGTCCTGATGAGGTTCGCGAATTGAACGAGCGTCTTTTCCGCAAGATCGATCAGTTCCTGCATGATGTGCAGATGGTAGATGAAGTGGATACTGAAGATGCGGATGTTGTTGTTATCGCTTACGGCACAGTGGCTCGGTCCGCTGAACTTGCTGTAAAGCAGGCACGTGATCTCGGCGTAAAGGCCGGACTGCTCAAGCTTTCGACCCTGTTCCCCTATCCGAGAAAGGCAACTGAGAAGGTTATGGCCAAGGCCCATACTCTCATTGTCCCGGAAATGAATATGGGGCAGATGTCAAGAGAAGTGAAAAGGGTCAATAACGGTCAGGTAAGTGTGCGGACCATCAATAAGGTGGACGGGCAGATCATTACCCCCGCCGAAATCCTCAAAGTCTTAACACGGGTGTAG
- a CDS encoding 4Fe-4S dicluster domain-containing protein encodes MSVKRKGNSTVTIFPDWCKGCGICAAFCPAKVMELNDQGKAVVIREDECINCGFCELHCPDFAIMVRPKVDDEIPAVCRAVLEKAARKTDRPAASGGAAEKAGSGKKKE; translated from the coding sequence ATGAGTGTCAAACGCAAGGGAAATAGCACGGTTACGATTTTTCCGGACTGGTGTAAGGGGTGCGGCATCTGCGCAGCCTTCTGTCCGGCAAAGGTCATGGAATTGAACGATCAGGGTAAAGCGGTCGTCATCCGGGAGGATGAATGTATAAATTGCGGATTCTGTGAGCTGCATTGCCCGGATTTCGCAATTATGGTTCGTCCCAAGGTTGATGATGAGATTCCTGCGGTATGCAGGGCTGTCCTTGAAAAGGCCGCCCGGAAAACCGACAGGCCCGCCGCTTCCGGCGGTGCTGCGGAAAAAGCCGGTTCCGGTAAAAAAAAGGAATAA
- a CDS encoding EAL domain-containing protein encodes MSENKTASKRSFVIFRKGERSISRDLSACLVFALAIIIGLVTAYEYFGRSKMMRQEYEDKADNYIEQLAKSVTFPIWNFDMGSLKHVCSAYTQNEQFSKLKIIDMNDEVLFNFVRPGEEDDNPIVRVRELYISKEKIGSIRMELSSRIYRRNLDWILFVSSLTFLTSVAVIYIITGFLMDYFIRNPIARLRKGMDKVAMGDFSYRFDEFQYIELLEIGSRFNRMTEEIASRESRLEEVNKVLQGEVHMREKAARSLVKSEKRYRALVETTAEGFFMIDESLVLLDINPAFCTMIGLNREEMLGGEVGSILGEVAAERFSNNDGHAHKFELSFVNSNGREVDIFINATNLFESDNVKLTFAFVTDVSGYKMMEKALRASEEEYRTIAEYTFDWEMWIGPTGAVKYVSPSCERISGYPKAYFMEGPVRVEHILHKNDREFWQKALRGTFPSPDGTDMRLFRRDGLLRWVSLTGHQVFADDGTSLGLRLSLRDITKRKFMEKQLQYEALHDPLTGLANRTLCCDRILQAVERSRRRDNYYFAVVFMDLDRFKIINDSLGHNIGDKLLVEVSKRLLQTIRELDTVSRFGGDEFIVVLEELSSPREGIRIVRRIRDCLNDPAVIDGHKINIAASYGVLLSPTEYDKPEEIIQNSNVAMHQAKESGRDRIKVFNKRMLEEAVQAMQLESDLRAAMLSGEELYLDYQPIYSLKDQSVVGFEALIRWDHPRRGLVMPGEFIPMAEESGLIFELGNWVVSEACRQMKSWYSSYESASEMMMSINISPRQFSQPALVDNILSKLSEFDLPARNLKIEITETAIMERAKQSVDMLNRLKSAGVLVSIDDFGTGYSSMSNLQEFPLDQLKIDLSFVRKMHESSENLEIIKAIINLAHNLGLNVVAEGVEEHEQQDALRDLGCEFGQGYLFSKPISRMKIESFFKDEIKLIEYRLS; translated from the coding sequence ATGTCTGAGAATAAGACCGCTTCAAAAAGATCTTTTGTTATATTCAGAAAGGGGGAGAGATCAATTTCACGTGATCTTTCCGCCTGTCTTGTTTTTGCCCTTGCCATAATTATCGGATTGGTTACCGCTTATGAGTATTTTGGCCGTTCGAAAATGATGCGTCAGGAGTATGAGGACAAGGCTGATAATTACATTGAGCAACTTGCAAAATCAGTTACGTTTCCAATATGGAATTTCGATATGGGGTCGCTTAAGCACGTTTGCAGTGCTTATACCCAGAATGAACAATTTTCGAAGTTGAAAATTATCGATATGAATGATGAGGTTCTTTTCAATTTTGTCCGTCCCGGCGAAGAGGATGATAACCCCATTGTTCGTGTACGTGAGCTTTACATTTCCAAGGAAAAAATAGGTTCCATCCGTATGGAGCTCAGCAGCAGGATCTACCGCCGCAACCTTGATTGGATTCTGTTTGTTTCAAGTCTTACCTTTCTTACTTCTGTGGCGGTTATCTACATAATTACCGGGTTTTTAATGGATTACTTTATCCGCAATCCCATAGCCAGACTGCGCAAAGGGATGGATAAAGTTGCCATGGGTGATTTTTCCTATCGGTTTGATGAATTTCAATACATAGAATTGCTGGAGATAGGCTCCCGCTTCAACCGCATGACCGAGGAGATTGCCAGCCGTGAAAGCCGACTGGAGGAAGTCAATAAGGTCTTGCAGGGTGAAGTTCATATGCGTGAAAAAGCCGCCCGCTCACTTGTAAAAAGTGAAAAGCGTTACCGCGCACTGGTGGAAACCACTGCGGAAGGTTTTTTCATGATTGATGAGTCATTGGTGCTGCTTGATATAAACCCCGCATTCTGCACTATGATTGGTCTTAACAGGGAAGAGATGCTTGGGGGCGAAGTTGGGTCGATTCTCGGTGAAGTTGCCGCCGAACGGTTTAGCAATAATGATGGTCATGCACACAAGTTTGAACTTAGCTTTGTCAACAGCAATGGCCGCGAAGTTGATATTTTTATTAATGCCACCAATCTTTTTGAAAGTGACAATGTAAAGCTGACTTTCGCATTTGTTACTGATGTTTCCGGCTACAAAATGATGGAAAAGGCTCTGCGTGCGTCTGAAGAGGAGTACCGTACCATCGCTGAATACACATTTGACTGGGAGATGTGGATCGGTCCTACCGGAGCGGTTAAGTACGTCAGTCCGTCATGTGAACGTATTTCCGGTTACCCCAAAGCTTATTTTATGGAAGGACCGGTCAGGGTGGAGCATATTCTGCATAAGAATGATCGTGAGTTCTGGCAGAAGGCTCTGCGGGGAACTTTTCCTTCACCTGATGGAACTGATATGCGTCTTTTTCGCAGGGATGGGTTGCTGCGTTGGGTGTCGCTTACCGGGCATCAGGTTTTTGCTGATGATGGGACTTCGCTTGGTTTGAGGCTTTCTCTACGTGATATCACCAAACGTAAGTTCATGGAAAAGCAGTTGCAATACGAAGCCTTGCACGATCCGCTTACCGGGCTGGCAAACCGAACTCTGTGTTGTGACCGTATCCTTCAGGCTGTAGAGCGTTCTCGTCGCCGGGATAATTATTATTTTGCGGTCGTTTTTATGGATCTTGACCGCTTCAAGATCATCAACGATAGTCTCGGCCACAATATCGGTGACAAGCTACTGGTGGAAGTTTCCAAGCGGCTGCTCCAAACCATTCGTGAGCTGGATACGGTTTCCCGTTTTGGGGGCGATGAATTTATTGTCGTGCTGGAGGAGTTGTCGTCACCGCGTGAGGGAATCCGCATTGTACGACGTATTCGTGATTGTCTGAATGATCCTGCTGTAATCGATGGACATAAGATCAATATTGCCGCCAGTTATGGCGTGCTGCTCAGCCCCACCGAATACGACAAGCCGGAAGAGATTATTCAGAACTCCAACGTTGCTATGCATCAGGCCAAGGAGTCAGGCAGGGACAGGATTAAGGTCTTTAACAAGAGGATGCTGGAAGAGGCTGTTCAGGCCATGCAGTTGGAGAGTGATCTTCGTGCGGCAATGCTTTCTGGTGAAGAGCTTTACTTGGATTACCAGCCTATTTACTCTCTTAAAGATCAGAGTGTTGTAGGCTTTGAAGCCCTTATTCGCTGGGACCACCCCCGTCGCGGTCTGGTCATGCCCGGTGAATTTATTCCTATGGCTGAAGAGTCTGGACTTATTTTTGAACTTGGGAACTGGGTTGTTAGTGAGGCCTGCCGTCAGATGAAGAGCTGGTATTCCAGTTATGAATCTGCTTCTGAAATGATGATGTCCATTAATATTTCTCCGCGCCAGTTCTCCCAGCCAGCTCTTGTGGATAATATCCTCTCCAAGCTGAGTGAGTTTGATCTTCCGGCTCGGAATTTGAAGATTGAAATTACAGAAACAGCAATTATGGAACGGGCCAAGCAGTCAGTTGATATGCTTAACAGGCTTAAATCAGCAGGTGTTCTGGTTTCTATTGATGACTTTGGTACAGGGTATTCATCCATGAGTAATTTGCAGGAATTCCCGCTTGACCAGCTCAAAATTGACCTCAGTTTTGTGCGCAAGATGCATGAATCCTCTGAGAATCTTGAAATCATTAAAGCTATTATTAACCTAGCCCACAATCTTGGCCTGAATGTTGTTGCCGAGGGCGTGGAAGAGCATGAGCAGCAGGACGCTTTACGCGATCTTGGTTGTGAGTTCGGGCAAGGGTATTTGTTTTCAAAACCTATCAGTCGCATGAAGATTGAATCTTTTTTTAAGGATGAGATTAAATTGATTGAATATCGTTTGTCATGA
- a CDS encoding precorrin-8X methylmutase produces MSGKIELMTVAKPGDIEKKSFEIIDSEVPEPRKFDGIEWQIARRMVHTTADFELIDLVRFHPDAVVSGLDALRSGCTIVTDTEMARCGIPMRRMTPLGCDVRCLMNDPQVIASAKKNSTTRAHAALELAAGSLKPAIHVIGNAPTALIRLVNLVEEGRMVPPALVVGMPVGFVNAAESKAMLMNYGRIPFIAIEGRKGGSALAACVINALAEVVLAERNLSGEI; encoded by the coding sequence TTGTCCGGGAAAATAGAATTAATGACCGTGGCAAAGCCCGGTGATATTGAAAAAAAGTCTTTCGAAATAATTGATTCCGAGGTCCCGGAACCACGAAAATTCGATGGTATTGAATGGCAGATCGCAAGGCGCATGGTCCATACTACCGCTGATTTTGAACTGATTGATCTTGTGCGTTTTCACCCGGACGCTGTTGTTTCCGGTCTTGATGCCTTGCGGTCCGGCTGTACTATTGTCACGGATACCGAGATGGCCCGCTGTGGAATTCCTATGCGCAGGATGACTCCTCTAGGCTGTGATGTGCGTTGCCTGATGAATGATCCGCAAGTTATAGCATCCGCCAAAAAGAATTCAACTACACGGGCACATGCTGCTCTTGAACTAGCGGCAGGTTCTTTGAAGCCTGCTATTCATGTTATCGGCAATGCCCCCACGGCACTCATACGTCTTGTCAATCTGGTGGAGGAGGGTAGAATGGTTCCTCCGGCACTGGTGGTGGGGATGCCTGTGGGGTTTGTTAATGCCGCTGAATCAAAGGCCATGCTGATGAATTACGGGAGAATTCCTTTTATTGCCATTGAAGGCAGAAAAGGCGGATCTGCTCTTGCTGCGTGTGTAATCAATGCCCTTGCCGAAGTGGTTCTTGCTGAGCGTAACCTTTCCGGTGAGATATGA
- the deoC gene encoding deoxyribose-phosphate aldolase, translating into MDKIDKLASYIDHTLLSVSAVPADIEQLCREAVHYDFASVCVHPSHIARAVELLSGESPIVCSVIGFPSGATLAEVKMLEAMRAVDKGARELDMVVNVGALKAGDQKTFLNDIFMTVEGAGGVPVKAIIETGLLDDDQKKLACDLAVTAGASFVKTCTGFAPGCACVEDIKLMRSVVGDDIGVKASGGIKTFEQAQELLQAGASRIGTSSSLAIIRR; encoded by the coding sequence ATGGACAAAATAGACAAATTGGCGTCGTACATTGACCATACTTTACTGAGCGTATCAGCGGTTCCTGCGGATATTGAGCAGTTGTGCAGGGAGGCGGTCCATTACGATTTTGCTTCTGTGTGTGTTCATCCCTCGCATATCGCCCGCGCGGTAGAGCTGCTTTCAGGTGAAAGTCCCATCGTCTGTTCTGTTATAGGTTTTCCGTCCGGAGCTACTTTAGCTGAAGTTAAAATGCTTGAAGCAATGCGTGCTGTGGACAAAGGTGCACGTGAGCTGGATATGGTGGTCAATGTCGGGGCATTAAAGGCGGGGGATCAGAAAACTTTCCTTAATGATATTTTCATGACCGTAGAAGGAGCCGGGGGAGTACCGGTAAAGGCCATTATCGAAACCGGGCTTCTTGATGACGACCAGAAGAAGCTGGCTTGCGATCTTGCGGTGACAGCAGGGGCCTCTTTTGTTAAGACTTGCACCGGATTCGCTCCGGGATGTGCCTGTGTAGAGGATATTAAGCTCATGCGTTCTGTTGTGGGCGACGATATTGGGGTAAAGGCCAGCGGGGGAATCAAAACATTTGAACAGGCTCAGGAGCTTTTACAGGCAGGAGCCAGCAGGATTGGTACTTCATCGTCCCTTGCAATAATAAGGAGATAA
- a CDS encoding amino acid ABC transporter permease, whose translation MQWDVVWNNLDYFLWGAFPDGPIGGLAASIILALLGIFGAFWIGLAAGLMRLSRNRLVKSVSVVYIEVIRGIPLLMLIFWFYFLAPVVLGRSLPEFQCALVAFIVFTGAYIGEIVKAGVIALPRGQMEAARGTGLSHVQAMRYVILPQALRNMIPSFVNQFVSLTKDTSLAYIIGVNELTRTATQVNNRTLSAPTEIFIAIAFLYFIVCYVLTWSSRRMEAHMAKYQARDR comes from the coding sequence GTGCAATGGGATGTAGTTTGGAACAATTTGGATTATTTTCTCTGGGGCGCCTTTCCTGATGGACCCATCGGCGGTCTGGCAGCCAGTATTATTCTGGCCTTGCTTGGTATATTTGGTGCTTTCTGGATCGGTCTTGCCGCAGGATTGATGCGTCTTTCCCGCAACAGGCTGGTTAAGTCCGTATCTGTTGTCTATATTGAAGTTATTCGCGGGATTCCCCTGCTGATGCTCATCTTTTGGTTCTATTTTCTGGCTCCAGTTGTGCTTGGTCGCTCTCTGCCGGAATTTCAGTGTGCCTTGGTCGCTTTTATTGTTTTTACCGGGGCCTATATTGGTGAAATCGTAAAAGCCGGGGTTATCGCCCTACCGAGAGGGCAGATGGAAGCCGCAAGGGGAACAGGTCTTTCGCATGTTCAGGCCATGCGCTATGTAATCCTGCCGCAGGCCTTGCGCAATATGATTCCTTCTTTTGTTAACCAGTTCGTATCTCTTACCAAGGATACCTCCCTTGCTTATATCATCGGGGTGAACGAACTGACCCGTACAGCCACACAGGTTAACAACAGAACCCTGTCCGCGCCCACGGAAATTTTTATTGCCATCGCGTTTCTTTATTTCATAGTCTGTTACGTGCTGACGTGGTCCAGTCGTCGTATGGAAGCTCATATGGCAAAATATCAGGCCAGAGATCGTTAG
- a CDS encoding amino acid ABC transporter permease, whose protein sequence is MNYQFDWNLVLSGQYGQWIIDGVKVTLQISAVSIVFTLLLGTIIAVMRMSKFKPFEWFSFAFVEFFRNTPLLIQIFFWYFGSYSILPEGVNEWLYDHDFEFAAGVISLTVYTAAFVAEEIRAGINSIPKNQLEASRATGLSFLQAYRFVILPQAFRIIIPPLISQSLNLIKNSSLVMTIGVMDLTYMARQIESYTFHGFEAFTVATVIYLCISLIVSLMINMYNKHFLLQIKY, encoded by the coding sequence TTGAATTATCAGTTTGATTGGAATCTGGTTCTCAGCGGACAGTACGGGCAGTGGATTATCGACGGGGTCAAGGTAACCCTTCAGATTTCCGCAGTATCCATCGTATTTACACTGCTTCTTGGGACAATTATCGCAGTCATGCGTATGTCCAAGTTCAAGCCTTTTGAGTGGTTTAGCTTTGCATTTGTTGAGTTTTTTAGAAACACACCTTTGCTTATTCAGATATTTTTCTGGTATTTCGGCTCATATTCCATTTTGCCTGAAGGGGTAAATGAATGGCTCTATGATCATGATTTCGAATTTGCGGCCGGGGTAATTTCTCTGACCGTTTATACCGCAGCGTTTGTTGCTGAAGAAATCAGGGCCGGTATCAACTCCATTCCCAAGAATCAGTTGGAAGCTTCCCGCGCGACCGGACTCTCCTTCTTGCAGGCCTATCGGTTTGTTATTTTACCGCAGGCTTTCAGGATTATTATTCCTCCCCTTATTTCCCAGTCGCTGAACCTGATCAAAAACTCGTCACTGGTCATGACTATCGGGGTTATGGACCTCACCTACATGGCCCGCCAGATTGAATCCTACACTTTCCACGGATTCGAGGCATTTACTGTGGCGACCGTTATCTATCTGTGTATCTCGCTGATCGTGTCGCTCATGATCAATATGTATAATAAGCATTTCCTGCTGCAAATTAAATACTAG
- a CDS encoding amino acid ABC transporter substrate-binding protein, with product MRRLSIVVAMVLAMALCASVAMADKLQEVKARGVLVSGVKDAVVPFGYIDADTKKLVGLDIDICKYIAKELGVKAEFKPVTSATRIPMVVQGSIDLAAATMTHKIARDDTIDFSITYFMDGQKLLVKKGSGINSVADLKGKKVGTAKGSTSEQNILAAQPDCKVLSFEGYPQAMLALKQGKVKAVTTDSTILLGLKNSDPNPEKWEIVGEFISPEPYGIGLPENESNFRDAVNQALIKMWKSGAYKQAYNKWFGPDTKYYLPLTWNMEVWP from the coding sequence ATGAGAAGACTCTCAATTGTTGTTGCTATGGTTTTGGCGATGGCTCTTTGCGCATCTGTCGCAATGGCCGATAAGTTGCAGGAAGTAAAAGCCCGCGGCGTTTTGGTCAGTGGTGTTAAAGATGCTGTTGTACCTTTCGGTTACATCGATGCAGACACCAAGAAACTTGTCGGTCTTGATATCGACATCTGCAAATACATCGCCAAGGAACTGGGTGTTAAGGCTGAGTTCAAGCCCGTAACTTCCGCCACCCGTATCCCCATGGTTGTTCAGGGTTCCATTGACCTTGCTGCTGCTACCATGACTCACAAAATTGCTCGTGACGACACTATTGACTTCTCCATCACTTACTTCATGGACGGTCAGAAACTGCTCGTTAAAAAAGGTTCCGGCATCAATTCTGTTGCTGACCTGAAAGGCAAAAAAGTCGGTACCGCCAAAGGCTCCACCTCTGAGCAGAACATTCTGGCTGCACAGCCTGATTGTAAGGTTCTTTCCTTCGAAGGTTACCCCCAGGCAATGCTCGCCCTCAAACAGGGTAAAGTTAAAGCCGTTACAACTGACTCCACCATCCTTCTCGGTCTCAAGAATTCCGACCCCAACCCCGAAAAATGGGAAATCGTTGGTGAGTTCATCTCCCCCGAGCCTTACGGCATCGGCCTGCCCGAGAACGAGTCCAACTTCCGCGATGCAGTCAACCAGGCTCTCATCAAAATGTGGAAGAGCGGTGCTTACAAGCAAGCATACAACAAGTGGTTCGGTCCTGATACCAAGTACTACCTGCCCCTTACCTGGAACATGGAAGTTTGGCCCTAA